One window of the Streptomyces asoensis genome contains the following:
- a CDS encoding TetR/AcrR family transcriptional regulator: MATPRGPRGGYTAGRARRTQILEAALLRFGQDGYRKTSLARIARDAEITDAGLLHHFRDKQQLLLAVVEHWHDRMDTQWQRVSESVRDAFRCHVEDTAETLTMPGMVELAVVVSAEATAPDHPAHDFFAHWQEKGVKELAERLRTGSHNGELLPDLDHDGIARECAAVDAGLRQQWLASGRSFDLVPVMHAHLDRLMRSISADGQGL, from the coding sequence ATGGCGACACCCAGGGGACCGCGCGGCGGCTACACGGCAGGCCGGGCACGGCGCACCCAGATCCTCGAGGCGGCACTGCTGCGCTTCGGGCAGGACGGCTACCGCAAGACCTCCCTCGCCCGTATCGCCCGGGACGCAGAGATCACCGACGCCGGACTGCTGCACCACTTCCGCGACAAGCAGCAGCTCCTGCTGGCCGTGGTCGAGCACTGGCACGACCGGATGGACACCCAGTGGCAGCGGGTGTCGGAGTCGGTGCGGGACGCGTTCCGCTGCCACGTGGAGGACACCGCGGAGACGCTCACCATGCCGGGCATGGTGGAGCTCGCCGTCGTGGTCTCCGCCGAGGCGACCGCGCCGGACCATCCGGCCCACGACTTCTTCGCCCACTGGCAGGAGAAGGGCGTGAAGGAGCTCGCGGAGCGACTGCGCACCGGAAGCCACAACGGCGAACTCCTGCCCGACCTGGACCACGACGGCATCGCGCGCGAATGCGCGGCCGTCGACGCCGGACTGCGGCAGCAGTGGCTCGCCTCCGGCCGCTCCTTCGACCTCGTCCCGGTGATGCACGCCCACCTGGACCGCCTGATGCGCTCCATTTCCGCCGACGGACAGGGGCTCTAG
- a CDS encoding glycoside hydrolase family 43 protein, whose translation MPLPVRPVIPGFHPDPSVCRVGDVYYLANSSFEYAPGVPIHRSTDLRTWEHIGHALDRPSQLPLEGVSASGGILAPTLRHHDGRFWMISTVLVGEPRMFLVTAEDAAGPWSDPVWIPDALGIDPDLAWDDDGACLLTWTRFGEGIVQAVLDPRTGALRTERRRLWQGTGGKFPEGPHLYRIGALWYLLIAEGGTERGHAVTIARGSSPSGPFEACPGNPILTARGSDAPVQSIGHADLVQRPDGTWAMVYLGVRPRGSSPEWHVLGRETFACAVRWSEGWPGTAEPIQPDAAPELTEHLTQAETEAGQPLPPSWVAPGAFPADVLKVTDHGRRLTATTGRAFVGRRQEHLYLRARAVVVAGQKTGGPGGPGGSGGLELRIDARHAVRVEVADGRVRAVARIGAAHAVLGEAAVTGAAATGETTLELRVVPHSAATPFGTDMGPDEVVAGTSGPDGFRELGRIDGRYFSTEVAAGMTGRTVGLTCSEGEVLFRSFTYSGADDPEALDGR comes from the coding sequence GTGCCGCTGCCCGTCCGCCCGGTCATCCCCGGATTCCATCCCGACCCCAGCGTCTGTCGCGTGGGAGACGTGTACTACCTCGCCAACTCCAGCTTCGAATACGCACCGGGCGTGCCGATCCACCGGTCGACCGACCTGCGCACCTGGGAGCACATCGGCCACGCGCTCGACCGGCCGTCGCAGTTGCCGCTGGAGGGGGTGTCCGCCTCGGGCGGCATCCTGGCGCCGACCCTGCGTCACCACGACGGCCGCTTCTGGATGATCAGCACCGTCCTGGTGGGCGAGCCGAGGATGTTCCTGGTCACCGCCGAAGACGCGGCCGGCCCCTGGTCGGACCCGGTGTGGATCCCCGACGCGCTGGGCATCGACCCCGACCTCGCCTGGGACGACGACGGAGCCTGCCTGCTGACCTGGACCCGCTTCGGCGAGGGGATCGTGCAGGCCGTGCTGGATCCGCGGACCGGCGCCCTGCGCACCGAGCGACGGCGGCTGTGGCAGGGGACGGGCGGCAAGTTCCCCGAGGGCCCCCACCTGTACCGCATCGGCGCGCTCTGGTACCTGCTCATCGCCGAGGGCGGCACCGAACGCGGCCACGCCGTCACCATCGCGCGGGGGTCCTCACCCTCCGGCCCCTTCGAGGCGTGCCCCGGCAATCCGATCCTCACCGCGCGCGGCAGCGACGCTCCCGTCCAGAGCATCGGTCACGCGGATCTCGTGCAGCGTCCCGACGGTACGTGGGCGATGGTCTACCTGGGCGTGCGGCCGCGCGGCAGCAGCCCCGAGTGGCATGTGCTCGGCCGGGAGACCTTCGCCTGCGCGGTGCGCTGGAGCGAGGGCTGGCCCGGCACGGCCGAACCGATCCAGCCGGACGCTGCACCGGAGCTCACCGAGCACCTGACGCAAGCGGAAACGGAAGCGGGGCAGCCTCTGCCGCCGTCCTGGGTGGCGCCCGGCGCGTTCCCCGCCGACGTGCTGAAGGTGACGGACCACGGCCGACGACTGACCGCGACGACCGGCCGGGCCTTCGTGGGCCGCCGTCAGGAACACCTGTACCTGCGGGCGCGGGCAGTGGTGGTCGCAGGCCAGAAGACCGGCGGACCCGGTGGACCCGGCGGATCCGGAGGTCTGGAGCTGCGGATCGACGCCCGCCACGCCGTACGCGTCGAAGTGGCGGACGGCCGTGTGCGTGCCGTCGCCCGGATCGGCGCGGCGCACGCGGTCCTGGGCGAAGCCGCCGTCACCGGGGCCGCCGCCACCGGGGAGACGACCCTCGAACTACGCGTCGTACCGCACAGCGCCGCCACGCCCTTCGGCACCGACATGGGGCCCGACGAAGTCGTGGCAGGCACATCCGGCCCGGACGGATTCCGTGAACTCGGCCGTATCGACGGCCGTTACTTCTCCACCGAGGTCGCCGCGGGCATGACGGGCCGGACGGTCGGACTCACCTGCTCCGAGGGCGAGGTGCTGTTCCGGTCGTTCACCTACAGCGGTGCCGACGACCCGGAGGCACTGGACGGACGGTGA
- a CDS encoding MFS transporter, with protein MTPTSPSPSLDIAPPAEAGGRWNLRLVAILIALAWPTQLLAAGGILGANATASVAQSFHTTQVAWFGLTLTLATTLLTPFAIKLGDLYGRKRVMLAMMALGAGGEALAALAGDFWLVLVGRAIAGFYGPFGALSFAAVRDIFPRRLVKSASGMIGSSVGLVALGTPFLAGWLVDHWGYRGALWFLAAATAVAFLLVALLVPETPRHAFDSGFDWPGGLVLGGGLTAVIYAVGQGQSWGWADVRTLCWLGAGAAALIAFLFVERASAHPILDLTVLRRRPVALALTAGGLAQTVAFTMPGLAILLALFPYIPGVSAGLGWTAQHNAVVSVSWNLVMFGTGILVSRFLRSLDARKVWIAGLTVMAVGYALVGFFHGNELELSLTSCVANIGAGVVVAGAPVLVVGVVSRDEQGLGSGMLNMLISLFGAIVTAGAYALLSAHSTVVDGTAFYQDAGYAWVFWLGALVTLLALVLSLFIPPLRDPETDDAAAV; from the coding sequence ATGACACCGACGTCGCCAAGCCCCTCACTCGACATCGCGCCGCCCGCCGAGGCAGGCGGACGCTGGAACCTCCGCCTGGTCGCGATACTGATCGCGCTCGCCTGGCCCACCCAGCTGCTCGCCGCGGGCGGAATCCTCGGTGCCAACGCCACCGCGAGCGTCGCGCAGAGCTTCCACACCACCCAGGTGGCGTGGTTCGGCCTCACGCTCACCCTGGCCACCACCCTGCTGACGCCGTTCGCCATCAAGCTGGGCGACCTGTACGGCAGGAAGCGCGTCATGCTCGCCATGATGGCGCTGGGTGCCGGCGGCGAGGCGCTCGCCGCCCTGGCCGGAGACTTCTGGCTGGTACTGGTCGGCCGCGCGATCGCCGGGTTCTACGGCCCGTTCGGTGCTCTCTCCTTCGCCGCGGTGCGCGACATCTTCCCGCGTCGGCTGGTCAAGTCGGCCAGCGGCATGATCGGCAGCAGCGTCGGACTGGTCGCCCTCGGCACCCCCTTCCTCGCGGGATGGCTCGTCGACCACTGGGGCTACCGCGGCGCCCTGTGGTTCCTCGCCGCCGCCACCGCCGTCGCGTTCCTGCTGGTCGCCCTGCTGGTGCCGGAGACGCCGCGGCACGCCTTCGACTCGGGCTTCGACTGGCCGGGTGGACTGGTCCTCGGCGGCGGTCTCACCGCCGTGATCTACGCCGTCGGCCAGGGCCAGAGCTGGGGCTGGGCGGACGTCCGGACGCTCTGCTGGCTCGGTGCCGGAGCTGCCGCCCTGATCGCGTTCCTGTTCGTCGAGCGGGCCAGCGCCCACCCCATCCTCGATCTGACGGTTCTGCGCCGGCGCCCCGTGGCTCTGGCGCTCACCGCCGGCGGCCTCGCCCAGACCGTCGCGTTCACGATGCCAGGTCTGGCCATTCTGCTCGCCCTCTTTCCGTACATCCCCGGTGTCTCGGCCGGGCTGGGATGGACGGCGCAGCACAACGCCGTGGTCAGCGTGAGCTGGAACCTGGTGATGTTCGGGACCGGCATCCTCGTCAGCCGCTTCCTGCGCAGTCTGGACGCCCGCAAGGTCTGGATCGCCGGACTGACGGTGATGGCCGTCGGCTACGCGCTCGTCGGCTTCTTCCACGGCAACGAGTTGGAGCTCTCCCTGACGTCCTGCGTCGCCAACATCGGCGCCGGTGTCGTGGTGGCGGGAGCGCCGGTGCTGGTGGTCGGTGTCGTCTCCCGTGACGAACAGGGACTGGGCAGCGGCATGCTCAACATGCTGATCAGCCTGTTCGGCGCCATCGTCACCGCCGGCGCGTACGCCCTCCTCAGCGCCCACAGCACCGTGGTCGACGGCACCGCCTTCTACCAGGACGCCGGTTACGCCTGGGTCTTCTGGCTCGGCGCCCTCGTCACCCTCCTGGCCCTCGTGCTCTCCCTGTTCATCCCGCCGCTGCGTGATCCCGAGACCGATGACGCGGCGGCCGTCTGA